One genomic segment of Mus pahari chromosome 4, PAHARI_EIJ_v1.1, whole genome shotgun sequence includes these proteins:
- the Fpgt gene encoding fucose-1-phosphate guanylyltransferase isoform X1, translating to MASLREATLRKLRRFSELRGKPMAAGEFWDVVAITAADEKQELAYKQQLSEKLKKKELPLGVQYHVFPDPAGTKIGNGGSTLCSLQCLESLYGDRWNSLKVLLIHSGGYSQRLPNASALGKIFTALPLGEPIYQMLELKLAMYVDFPSNMKPGVLVTCADDIELYSVGDCEYIAFDQPGFTALAHPSSLAVGTTHGVFVLHPDSSLPYGDLEYRQCYRFLHKPTIENMHRYNAVHRQGSFGQQDLPGGDTARLPLHTEYVYTDSLFYMDHKSAKTLLDFYKSEGPLNCEVDAYGDFLQALGPGATAEYTRNTSHVTKEETRLLDMRQKIFHLLKGTPLNVVVLNNSRFYHIGTLQEYLLHFTSDSTLKSELGLQSIAFSVSPSVAECSSGTACIIHSILDSGCSVAPGSVVEYSRLGPEVSIGENCIISSSVIAKTVVPAYSFLCSLSVKINGHLEYSTMVFGMQDNLKKSVKTLEDIKALQFFGVCFLSCLDIWNLKATEKLFSGNKMDLSLWTARIFPVCSSLSESVTASLGMLSAVRNHSPFNLSNFKLLSIQEMLVYKDVQDMLAYREQIFLEISLNKKQSDLEKS from the exons ATGGCGTCTCTCCGCGAAGCCACCCTGCGGAAACTGCGCAGATTTTCTGAGCTAAGAG GCAAACCCATGGCAGCTGGAGAATTCTGGGATGTGGTTGCAATAACAGCAGCTGATGAAAAGCAGGAGCTTGCTTACAAGCAACAGCTGTCAGAGAAGCTGAAGAAAAAGGAATTGCCTCTTGGAGTTCAATACCATGTTTTTCCAGATCCCGCTGGGACCAAAATTG GAAATGGAGGATCAACACTTTGTTCCCTTCAGTGTTTGGAAAGCCTCTATGGAGATAGATGGAATTCCTTGAAGGTCCTGTTAATTCACTCTG GTGGCTACAGTCAACGCCTTCCCAATGCAAGTGCTTTAGGAAAGATCTTCACAGCCTTACCACTTGGTGAACCCATTTATCAGATGTTGGAGTTAAAACTGGCCATGTACGTGGACTTCCCCTCAAACATGAAGCCTGGAGTCTTGGTCACCTGTGCAGATGATATTGAACTCTACAGTGTTGGGGACTGTGAGTACATTGCCTTTGACCAGCCTGGCTTTACTGCCCTAGCCCATCCGTCTAGTCTGGCTGTAGGCACTACACATGGAGTATTTGTCTTGCACCCCGACAGTTCCTTACCATATGGTGACCTCGAGTACAGGCAATGCTACCGTTTTCTCCACAAGCCCACCATTGAAAACATGCACCGCTATAATGCTGTGCATAGACAAGGAAGCTTTGGTCAACAGGACTTGCCTGGAGGTGACACTGCCCGTCTTCCGTTGCACACTGAGTATGTCTACACAGATAGCCTGTTTTACATGGATCACAAATCAGCCAAAACGCTACTTGATTTCTATAAAAGTGAAGGCCCACTCAACTGTGAAGTCGACGCCTATGGAGACTTTCTTCAGGCACTGGGGCCTGGAGCAACTGCAGAGTATACCAGGAACACGTCTCATGTCACTAAAGAAGAGACCCGGTTGTTGGACATGAGGCAGAAAATATTCCACCTCCTCAAGGGAACACCACTGAACGTTGTTGTTCTTAATAACTCCAGATTTTATCACATTGGAACACTGCAAGAGTATCTGCTTCATTTCACCTCTGATAGTACATTAAAGTCGGAGCTGGGCTTACAATCCATAGCTTTCAGTGTCTCTCCAAGTGTTGCTGAATGCTCCAGTGGAACAGCCTGTATCATTCACAGTATACTGGATTCAGGATGCAGCGTGGCccctggctcagtggtagagtattctAGATTGGGGCCTGAGGTGTCCATCGGGGAAAACTGCATTATCAGCAGTTCTGTCATAGCAAAAACTGTTGTGCCAGCATATTCGTTTTTGTGTTCTTTAAGTGTGAAGATAAACGGACACTTAGAATATTCTACTATGGTGTTTGGCATGCAAGACAACTTGAAAAAAAGTGTTAAAACACTGGAAGACATAAAGGCACTTCAGTTCTTCGGAgtctgttttctgtcttgtttaGACATTTGGAATCTTAAAGCTACAGAGAAACTGTTCTCTGGAAATAAGATGGACCTGAGCCTGTGGACTGCACGCatttttcctgtctgttcttctcTGAGTGAGTCGGTTACAGCATCCCTTGGGATGTTAAGCGCTGTAAGGAACCATTCACCATTCAACCTGAGCAACTTTAAGCTTCTGTCCATCCAGGAAATGCTTGTCTACAAAGATGTACAAGACATGCTTGCTTATAGGGAACAAATTTTTCTAGAAAttagtttaaataaaaaacaatctgATTTAGAGAAATCttaa
- the Fpgt gene encoding fucose-1-phosphate guanylyltransferase isoform X2 — MAAGEFWDVVAITAADEKQELAYKQQLSEKLKKKELPLGVQYHVFPDPAGTKIGNGGSTLCSLQCLESLYGDRWNSLKVLLIHSGGYSQRLPNASALGKIFTALPLGEPIYQMLELKLAMYVDFPSNMKPGVLVTCADDIELYSVGDCEYIAFDQPGFTALAHPSSLAVGTTHGVFVLHPDSSLPYGDLEYRQCYRFLHKPTIENMHRYNAVHRQGSFGQQDLPGGDTARLPLHTEYVYTDSLFYMDHKSAKTLLDFYKSEGPLNCEVDAYGDFLQALGPGATAEYTRNTSHVTKEETRLLDMRQKIFHLLKGTPLNVVVLNNSRFYHIGTLQEYLLHFTSDSTLKSELGLQSIAFSVSPSVAECSSGTACIIHSILDSGCSVAPGSVVEYSRLGPEVSIGENCIISSSVIAKTVVPAYSFLCSLSVKINGHLEYSTMVFGMQDNLKKSVKTLEDIKALQFFGVCFLSCLDIWNLKATEKLFSGNKMDLSLWTARIFPVCSSLSESVTASLGMLSAVRNHSPFNLSNFKLLSIQEMLVYKDVQDMLAYREQIFLEISLNKKQSDLEKS; from the exons ATGGCAGCTGGAGAATTCTGGGATGTGGTTGCAATAACAGCAGCTGATGAAAAGCAGGAGCTTGCTTACAAGCAACAGCTGTCAGAGAAGCTGAAGAAAAAGGAATTGCCTCTTGGAGTTCAATACCATGTTTTTCCAGATCCCGCTGGGACCAAAATTG GAAATGGAGGATCAACACTTTGTTCCCTTCAGTGTTTGGAAAGCCTCTATGGAGATAGATGGAATTCCTTGAAGGTCCTGTTAATTCACTCTG GTGGCTACAGTCAACGCCTTCCCAATGCAAGTGCTTTAGGAAAGATCTTCACAGCCTTACCACTTGGTGAACCCATTTATCAGATGTTGGAGTTAAAACTGGCCATGTACGTGGACTTCCCCTCAAACATGAAGCCTGGAGTCTTGGTCACCTGTGCAGATGATATTGAACTCTACAGTGTTGGGGACTGTGAGTACATTGCCTTTGACCAGCCTGGCTTTACTGCCCTAGCCCATCCGTCTAGTCTGGCTGTAGGCACTACACATGGAGTATTTGTCTTGCACCCCGACAGTTCCTTACCATATGGTGACCTCGAGTACAGGCAATGCTACCGTTTTCTCCACAAGCCCACCATTGAAAACATGCACCGCTATAATGCTGTGCATAGACAAGGAAGCTTTGGTCAACAGGACTTGCCTGGAGGTGACACTGCCCGTCTTCCGTTGCACACTGAGTATGTCTACACAGATAGCCTGTTTTACATGGATCACAAATCAGCCAAAACGCTACTTGATTTCTATAAAAGTGAAGGCCCACTCAACTGTGAAGTCGACGCCTATGGAGACTTTCTTCAGGCACTGGGGCCTGGAGCAACTGCAGAGTATACCAGGAACACGTCTCATGTCACTAAAGAAGAGACCCGGTTGTTGGACATGAGGCAGAAAATATTCCACCTCCTCAAGGGAACACCACTGAACGTTGTTGTTCTTAATAACTCCAGATTTTATCACATTGGAACACTGCAAGAGTATCTGCTTCATTTCACCTCTGATAGTACATTAAAGTCGGAGCTGGGCTTACAATCCATAGCTTTCAGTGTCTCTCCAAGTGTTGCTGAATGCTCCAGTGGAACAGCCTGTATCATTCACAGTATACTGGATTCAGGATGCAGCGTGGCccctggctcagtggtagagtattctAGATTGGGGCCTGAGGTGTCCATCGGGGAAAACTGCATTATCAGCAGTTCTGTCATAGCAAAAACTGTTGTGCCAGCATATTCGTTTTTGTGTTCTTTAAGTGTGAAGATAAACGGACACTTAGAATATTCTACTATGGTGTTTGGCATGCAAGACAACTTGAAAAAAAGTGTTAAAACACTGGAAGACATAAAGGCACTTCAGTTCTTCGGAgtctgttttctgtcttgtttaGACATTTGGAATCTTAAAGCTACAGAGAAACTGTTCTCTGGAAATAAGATGGACCTGAGCCTGTGGACTGCACGCatttttcctgtctgttcttctcTGAGTGAGTCGGTTACAGCATCCCTTGGGATGTTAAGCGCTGTAAGGAACCATTCACCATTCAACCTGAGCAACTTTAAGCTTCTGTCCATCCAGGAAATGCTTGTCTACAAAGATGTACAAGACATGCTTGCTTATAGGGAACAAATTTTTCTAGAAAttagtttaaataaaaaacaatctgATTTAGAGAAATCttaa
- the Fpgt gene encoding fucose-1-phosphate guanylyltransferase isoform X3: protein MASLREATLRKLRRFSELRGKPMAAGEFWDVVAITAADEKQELAYKQQLSEKLKKKELPLGVQYHVFPDPAGTKIGGYSQRLPNASALGKIFTALPLGEPIYQMLELKLAMYVDFPSNMKPGVLVTCADDIELYSVGDCEYIAFDQPGFTALAHPSSLAVGTTHGVFVLHPDSSLPYGDLEYRQCYRFLHKPTIENMHRYNAVHRQGSFGQQDLPGGDTARLPLHTEYVYTDSLFYMDHKSAKTLLDFYKSEGPLNCEVDAYGDFLQALGPGATAEYTRNTSHVTKEETRLLDMRQKIFHLLKGTPLNVVVLNNSRFYHIGTLQEYLLHFTSDSTLKSELGLQSIAFSVSPSVAECSSGTACIIHSILDSGCSVAPGSVVEYSRLGPEVSIGENCIISSSVIAKTVVPAYSFLCSLSVKINGHLEYSTMVFGMQDNLKKSVKTLEDIKALQFFGVCFLSCLDIWNLKATEKLFSGNKMDLSLWTARIFPVCSSLSESVTASLGMLSAVRNHSPFNLSNFKLLSIQEMLVYKDVQDMLAYREQIFLEISLNKKQSDLEKS from the exons ATGGCGTCTCTCCGCGAAGCCACCCTGCGGAAACTGCGCAGATTTTCTGAGCTAAGAG GCAAACCCATGGCAGCTGGAGAATTCTGGGATGTGGTTGCAATAACAGCAGCTGATGAAAAGCAGGAGCTTGCTTACAAGCAACAGCTGTCAGAGAAGCTGAAGAAAAAGGAATTGCCTCTTGGAGTTCAATACCATGTTTTTCCAGATCCCGCTGGGACCAAAATTG GTGGCTACAGTCAACGCCTTCCCAATGCAAGTGCTTTAGGAAAGATCTTCACAGCCTTACCACTTGGTGAACCCATTTATCAGATGTTGGAGTTAAAACTGGCCATGTACGTGGACTTCCCCTCAAACATGAAGCCTGGAGTCTTGGTCACCTGTGCAGATGATATTGAACTCTACAGTGTTGGGGACTGTGAGTACATTGCCTTTGACCAGCCTGGCTTTACTGCCCTAGCCCATCCGTCTAGTCTGGCTGTAGGCACTACACATGGAGTATTTGTCTTGCACCCCGACAGTTCCTTACCATATGGTGACCTCGAGTACAGGCAATGCTACCGTTTTCTCCACAAGCCCACCATTGAAAACATGCACCGCTATAATGCTGTGCATAGACAAGGAAGCTTTGGTCAACAGGACTTGCCTGGAGGTGACACTGCCCGTCTTCCGTTGCACACTGAGTATGTCTACACAGATAGCCTGTTTTACATGGATCACAAATCAGCCAAAACGCTACTTGATTTCTATAAAAGTGAAGGCCCACTCAACTGTGAAGTCGACGCCTATGGAGACTTTCTTCAGGCACTGGGGCCTGGAGCAACTGCAGAGTATACCAGGAACACGTCTCATGTCACTAAAGAAGAGACCCGGTTGTTGGACATGAGGCAGAAAATATTCCACCTCCTCAAGGGAACACCACTGAACGTTGTTGTTCTTAATAACTCCAGATTTTATCACATTGGAACACTGCAAGAGTATCTGCTTCATTTCACCTCTGATAGTACATTAAAGTCGGAGCTGGGCTTACAATCCATAGCTTTCAGTGTCTCTCCAAGTGTTGCTGAATGCTCCAGTGGAACAGCCTGTATCATTCACAGTATACTGGATTCAGGATGCAGCGTGGCccctggctcagtggtagagtattctAGATTGGGGCCTGAGGTGTCCATCGGGGAAAACTGCATTATCAGCAGTTCTGTCATAGCAAAAACTGTTGTGCCAGCATATTCGTTTTTGTGTTCTTTAAGTGTGAAGATAAACGGACACTTAGAATATTCTACTATGGTGTTTGGCATGCAAGACAACTTGAAAAAAAGTGTTAAAACACTGGAAGACATAAAGGCACTTCAGTTCTTCGGAgtctgttttctgtcttgtttaGACATTTGGAATCTTAAAGCTACAGAGAAACTGTTCTCTGGAAATAAGATGGACCTGAGCCTGTGGACTGCACGCatttttcctgtctgttcttctcTGAGTGAGTCGGTTACAGCATCCCTTGGGATGTTAAGCGCTGTAAGGAACCATTCACCATTCAACCTGAGCAACTTTAAGCTTCTGTCCATCCAGGAAATGCTTGTCTACAAAGATGTACAAGACATGCTTGCTTATAGGGAACAAATTTTTCTAGAAAttagtttaaataaaaaacaatctgATTTAGAGAAATCttaa